A genomic window from Cytobacillus suaedae includes:
- a CDS encoding YitT family protein: MLLTKKIIVVLIGALLNAIALNLFLIPADVYASGFTGAAQLIARSVQEYTPYYVSTGILLLLLNIPVAILGWIKVGKSFTLFSFLSVAATTLFLEIIPLHSVSDDILLNAVFGAVIAAVGIGFTLKWGASTGGLDIVAMVLSRMNDKPVGTYFFILNSVIIVSAGFLYGWEKALYTLVTLYVSTRVIDAIHTRHEKLTAMIITKKGDAIKEAIYNKLVRGITTIPAKGGFSNETKEMMIIVITRYELFDLERILKEVDPHAFTNIVETAGIHGFFRRD, from the coding sequence TTGTTACTCACTAAAAAAATTATTGTAGTCCTTATTGGAGCACTCTTAAATGCAATTGCGCTTAACTTGTTTTTAATTCCTGCAGATGTATATGCTAGTGGTTTTACAGGAGCAGCACAATTAATTGCAAGGTCTGTACAGGAATATACTCCTTATTATGTGTCAACAGGTATTCTACTGTTGTTACTAAATATACCTGTAGCTATTTTAGGGTGGATAAAAGTTGGTAAATCGTTTACATTGTTTAGCTTTTTATCAGTAGCAGCAACTACCTTATTCTTAGAAATTATTCCATTGCATAGCGTATCAGATGATATTCTGTTAAATGCCGTTTTCGGTGCAGTTATTGCAGCGGTTGGTATCGGATTTACATTAAAATGGGGGGCTTCAACAGGAGGCTTAGACATTGTCGCAATGGTTTTATCTAGAATGAATGATAAGCCAGTAGGTACATATTTCTTCATTTTAAATTCGGTGATTATTGTTTCAGCTGGATTTTTATATGGCTGGGAAAAAGCTCTATATACCTTGGTAACACTTTATGTTTCTACAAGGGTGATTGATGCCATTCATACCCGTCATGAAAAGCTAACAGCAATGATTATCACCAAAAAAGGAGATGCCATAAAAGAAGCCATTTATAATAAATTAGTAAGGGGAATCACGACTATTCCTGCAAAAGGTGGCTTTTCAAATGAGACAAAGGAAATGATGATTATTGTTATTACACGTTATGAGCTATTTGATTTAGAGAGAATTCTCAAAGAGGTTGATCCACATGCTTTTACAAATATTGTTGAGACAGCAGGAATACATGGGTTCTTTAGAAGGGATTAA
- a CDS encoding DUF3813 domain-containing protein, whose product MGNALFQRAREAVAIAQSSVNGETNVSTEEAIAVAKNELSSAYANSTVAEQKQLRELQDQLNQLQS is encoded by the coding sequence ATGGGTAACGCATTATTTCAGAGAGCACGTGAAGCCGTGGCAATTGCTCAGTCGTCTGTTAACGGAGAAACAAATGTTAGTACAGAAGAAGCAATTGCAGTTGCTAAAAATGAACTATCTTCGGCATATGCCAATTCCACGGTAGCTGAACAGAAACAACTTCGCGAATTACAAGACCAGTTGAATCAACTGCAATCTTAG
- a CDS encoding HAD family phosphatase, translated as MTKKHLIALDLDGTLLTDNKKISERNKKAIEAAKQQGHHVMIATGRPFRSSSMYYQELGLTTPIVNFNGAFVHHPLKDSWGMHHNPLDLHVVKDIVEASEAFKAKNILAEVMDDVYFHYHDEKLLDIFGMGDPKIETGDLRTILKNDPTSVLIHAEESQVEHIRKHLSDVHAEVIDHRRWAAPFHVIEIVKSGLNKAVGIEKVASYYNIPKTRIIAFGDEDNDLEMIEYAGHGIAMGNAIPQLKNIASSVTLSNEDDGIALYLEDVLKLKF; from the coding sequence ATGACGAAAAAACATTTAATTGCACTCGATTTAGATGGAACGCTTTTAACCGATAACAAGAAAATTTCAGAACGTAATAAAAAAGCAATTGAAGCTGCCAAACAGCAAGGTCACCATGTAATGATTGCTACCGGTCGTCCTTTTCGTTCCAGTTCAATGTACTACCAGGAGCTTGGTTTAACAACACCCATTGTTAATTTTAATGGAGCCTTTGTACATCATCCTTTGAAGGATAGTTGGGGTATGCACCATAATCCATTAGATTTGCATGTTGTTAAAGATATCGTTGAAGCAAGTGAAGCATTTAAAGCTAAAAATATTTTAGCTGAAGTAATGGATGATGTGTACTTCCACTATCATGACGAAAAGTTACTTGATATTTTTGGAATGGGCGATCCTAAGATTGAAACGGGGGATCTGCGTACTATTTTAAAAAACGATCCAACATCGGTGCTAATTCATGCAGAGGAATCCCAAGTAGAACATATTCGAAAACACTTGTCTGATGTACATGCTGAAGTGATTGACCATCGTCGTTGGGCTGCACCATTTCATGTTATTGAAATTGTAAAATCTGGTTTAAATAAGGCAGTAGGTATCGAAAAGGTTGCTTCTTATTATAATATCCCAAAGACACGAATCATTGCATTCGGAGACGAAGATAATGACCTAGAAATGATTGAGTATGCAGGCCATGGAATAGCTATGGGGAATGCGATTCCTCAGCTAAAAAATATTGCTTCCTCTGTTACTCTTTCTAATGAAGACGATGGAATTGCACTATACTTAGAAGACGTGTTAAAACTTAAGTTTTAA
- the yjfP gene encoding esterase, whose amino-acid sequence MILVDKQKIADIPVLHVVKEELKDESLPFIVFIHGFTSAKEHNLHYGYLLAEAGFRVVLPDALYHGEREDSNVVEQELNFRFWDIVINEIKELEVIKNDLIGKGLVDSGRIGVVGTSMGGITTLGALTQYEWIKAAVSLMGSPFYEKFLQGQIAELKRVGINIPLNEEQLEEQYEKLRTYDLSLQPEKLSNRPLLFWHGEKDEVVPFHFTYQFYNEVKSQYENQERIQFIVDHHADHKVSREGLLATIEWFKTYL is encoded by the coding sequence ATGATTTTAGTAGATAAGCAAAAGATAGCTGACATACCAGTCCTTCATGTAGTGAAAGAAGAGCTAAAGGATGAAAGCCTACCATTTATAGTGTTCATCCATGGCTTTACCAGTGCAAAGGAACATAACCTACATTATGGATATTTGTTAGCTGAGGCAGGATTTCGTGTAGTCCTACCTGATGCCCTTTATCATGGTGAAAGGGAGGATTCGAATGTAGTTGAGCAAGAGCTGAACTTTAGATTTTGGGACATTGTTATAAATGAAATAAAAGAATTAGAAGTCATTAAAAATGACTTGATCGGCAAAGGTTTAGTTGACTCTGGGCGGATTGGTGTTGTTGGCACATCAATGGGCGGAATTACAACCCTTGGAGCACTTACTCAATATGAATGGATCAAGGCGGCCGTCAGTTTAATGGGCAGTCCATTTTATGAAAAGTTTTTACAAGGGCAAATAGCCGAGTTGAAAAGAGTAGGAATTAACATTCCACTTAATGAGGAACAGCTTGAAGAACAATACGAAAAATTACGTACATATGACTTGAGCCTTCAACCTGAAAAATTATCAAATCGTCCACTATTGTTTTGGCATGGTGAAAAAGATGAAGTGGTTCCATTCCATTTTACATATCAATTTTATAATGAAGTAAAATCTCAATATGAAAACCAAGAACGCATCCAATTCATTGTAGACCACCACGCCGACCATAAAGTATCACGTGAAGGTTTACTAGCAACGATAGAGTGGTTTAAAACATATTTGTAG
- a CDS encoding metal-sulfur cluster assembly factor, which translates to MDKALEENIMGALETVLDPELGIDIVNLGLVYGVDMDDEGKATVTMTLTSMGCPLAGTIVDSVKASLADLPEVKETEVDIVWNPPWSKDRMSRYAKIALGIR; encoded by the coding sequence ATAGACAAAGCATTAGAAGAAAATATTATGGGTGCACTCGAGACAGTTCTTGACCCAGAGCTAGGAATTGACATCGTAAATTTGGGGTTAGTCTATGGAGTTGACATGGATGATGAAGGAAAAGCAACAGTTACAATGACACTTACTTCAATGGGTTGTCCATTAGCAGGGACCATTGTTGACAGTGTAAAAGCATCACTTGCTGATCTACCCGAAGTAAAAGAAACAGAAGTTGATATTGTTTGGAATCCACCTTGGTCTAAAGATCGAATGTCACGTTACGCAAAAATTGCATTAGGAATTAGATAA
- a CDS encoding metal-sulfur cluster assembly factor, with product MSFLVKINDQLKKVIDPELNINIVDLGLIYDVSEEAGDVVIKMTLTTPGCPLHDSIVGGVKHAVAELHEVKTVDVEVVWNPIWSPDRMSEEALKQLRGY from the coding sequence ATGTCATTCCTGGTAAAAATAAATGACCAACTAAAGAAAGTTATTGATCCTGAGCTTAACATAAATATTGTTGACTTAGGGTTAATATATGATGTAAGTGAAGAAGCCGGTGATGTTGTTATCAAGATGACTTTAACAACGCCTGGATGCCCTTTACACGATAGTATTGTCGGTGGTGTTAAACATGCTGTGGCTGAGTTACATGAAGTAAAGACCGTTGATGTTGAGGTTGTTTGGAATCCTATATGGTCACCTGATCGCATGAGTGAAGAAGCATTAAAACAGTTGCGCGGATATTAA
- a CDS encoding DUF2249 domain-containing protein, producing MILDNRGLEPPQPMMRTLQALEELKSGETLTIINDRRPMFLYEQLDESGYKHTTSEREDGSFQIEITK from the coding sequence ATGATACTCGATAACCGTGGGCTTGAGCCTCCTCAGCCTATGATGAGAACTTTACAAGCTTTGGAAGAACTTAAAAGTGGCGAAACGTTAACTATCATAAATGATCGTAGACCCATGTTTCTATATGAGCAGCTTGATGAAAGTGGCTACAAGCATACTACTTCCGAACGTGAAGATGGAAGTTTTCAAATTGAAATCACTAAATAA
- a CDS encoding DUF2249 domain-containing protein, whose amino-acid sequence MDQSTERIVELDVREDLKNKLEPFQKIMEAIQSLEQGDTFILHAPFKPIPLFAVMKAKGFTHEAEEIEKKHWKVTFVKRGVES is encoded by the coding sequence ATGGATCAAAGCACTGAAAGAATTGTTGAATTAGATGTAAGAGAGGATTTAAAAAATAAACTCGAGCCGTTCCAAAAAATTATGGAGGCAATTCAGTCACTTGAGCAAGGTGACACTTTTATTCTACACGCACCTTTCAAACCAATTCCTTTATTTGCGGTGATGAAAGCAAAAGGCTTTACCCATGAAGCAGAAGAAATCGAGAAGAAACACTGGAAAGTAACCTTTGTAAAACGAGGTGTTGAATCATGA
- a CDS encoding DUF2249 domain-containing protein gives MIQFAAKINAPDFPPREKHPRIFNMFDGLNSGEFMELSNDHDPRPLQYQFMMERKDQFTWEYLEEGPEVWRVSIGKK, from the coding sequence ATGATTCAATTCGCAGCCAAAATTAATGCCCCTGATTTTCCACCTAGAGAGAAACACCCAAGGATATTTAACATGTTTGATGGATTAAACTCAGGTGAGTTCATGGAATTATCCAATGATCATGATCCAAGACCACTTCAATACCAATTCATGATGGAGAGAAAAGACCAATTTACATGGGAGTACCTAGAAGAAGGTCCAGAAGTATGGCGAGTGTCTATTGGAAAAAAATAA
- a CDS encoding molybdenum cofactor guanylyltransferase, whose protein sequence is MKDLSLQLGGIILAGGESRRFGSPKALARCKNRYFIEYAIQAIEELTNEMVIISHNSIKSELNRVTTIPVIEDLPQYKGKGPLAGIATGIKYLQSDWNIVLPCDTPNITNLEIMFLIKHIQLDVDAIIPVVKGRIQPLIGVYHSSVVSEVIEILESDQYKMMKLLDQLRVTYVPFEDEQPFQNINDLEEFQKLKDK, encoded by the coding sequence TTGAAGGACCTGAGCTTACAACTGGGTGGAATTATACTTGCTGGTGGGGAGTCAAGAAGGTTTGGTAGCCCAAAGGCACTAGCGCGTTGTAAAAATCGCTATTTTATCGAATATGCAATTCAAGCAATAGAGGAATTAACCAACGAAATGGTAATTATTAGTCACAACTCAATCAAAAGTGAGTTAAATAGGGTAACAACTATTCCAGTAATCGAAGATTTACCACAGTATAAGGGGAAAGGTCCTTTAGCTGGTATAGCAACAGGTATAAAGTATCTTCAATCTGATTGGAATATTGTACTCCCATGTGATACACCTAATATCACCAATCTTGAGATTATGTTTCTTATAAAACATATCCAGTTAGATGTAGATGCAATAATCCCTGTTGTAAAAGGAAGAATTCAACCTCTAATTGGAGTATATCATTCAAGTGTAGTAAGTGAGGTCATTGAGATCCTAGAATCTGATCAATATAAAATGATGAAACTGTTAGATCAACTACGAGTAACGTATGTACCTTTTGAAGATGAACAACCCTTTCAAAATATAAATGACTTAGAAGAATTTCAGAAACTAAAGGATAAATAG
- a CDS encoding TIGR04053 family radical SAM/SPASM domain-containing protein, producing the protein MFDRDFNENPFIVIWELTRACQLKCLHCRAEAQYKRDPRELTFEEGKKLIDQIYNMQNPLLVFTGGDPLMRPDVYDIADYAIKKGVRVSMTPSATPNVTKEAIEKAKEVGLARWAFSLDGPTAEIHDHFRGTDGSFDLTMNAIKYLHELEIPIQINTVISRYNVHALDEMAKLIEELNCVLWSVFFLVPTGRGKDSDMISPVEHEQVFRWLYDLSKRVKFDIKTTAAQHYRRVVIQSKMRETKHEPTMIKYENALMKGKTGQFDGLGRAPQGVNDGNGFVFISHVGDVYPSGLLPIKAGNVKETPLAEIYRESPIFKDLRSPDKYKGKCGVCEYRYVCGGSRSRAYAMTGDYMESEPFCVYIPKELRKKEEVVKQ; encoded by the coding sequence ATGTTTGATAGAGACTTTAATGAGAATCCATTTATTGTAATCTGGGAGTTAACAAGAGCTTGTCAGCTAAAGTGCTTGCATTGTCGTGCAGAAGCACAATATAAGCGTGATCCTAGGGAGTTAACTTTTGAAGAAGGTAAGAAACTGATTGATCAGATATATAACATGCAAAATCCGTTACTAGTCTTTACTGGTGGTGATCCACTAATGAGGCCAGATGTATATGATATTGCAGATTATGCCATAAAAAAGGGTGTACGTGTATCAATGACACCTAGTGCAACTCCAAATGTAACCAAAGAAGCTATTGAAAAAGCGAAGGAAGTGGGACTAGCACGATGGGCCTTCAGTTTAGATGGACCAACAGCTGAAATTCACGACCATTTCCGCGGAACAGATGGATCGTTTGATCTGACGATGAATGCTATCAAATATTTACACGAACTTGAAATACCGATTCAAATTAATACAGTCATTTCTCGTTACAATGTACATGCGTTGGATGAAATGGCAAAACTAATCGAGGAACTCAACTGTGTATTATGGAGTGTTTTCTTCCTTGTTCCTACAGGTAGGGGAAAAGATTCTGATATGATTTCACCAGTAGAGCATGAGCAAGTGTTCAGATGGCTTTATGATTTAAGTAAGCGAGTGAAGTTTGACATTAAAACCACAGCTGCTCAGCATTACCGTCGAGTGGTTATCCAATCAAAAATGAGAGAAACGAAACATGAACCAACAATGATAAAGTATGAAAATGCATTAATGAAAGGGAAGACAGGTCAATTTGATGGGCTAGGTAGAGCTCCTCAAGGGGTAAATGATGGAAATGGGTTTGTTTTCATCTCCCATGTGGGTGATGTGTATCCAAGCGGATTGCTCCCTATAAAAGCGGGGAATGTAAAAGAAACTCCACTTGCTGAAATTTATCGTGAATCACCAATATTCAAGGATCTACGAAGTCCAGATAAGTACAAAGGAAAATGTGGGGTCTGTGAATATAGATATGTGTGTGGAGGATCTCGTTCACGGGCATATGCCATGACTGGAGATTATATGGAGAGTGAACCATTCTGCGTTTATATCCCAAAAGAACTTAGAAAAAAAGAAGAAGTAGTTAAACAATAA
- a CDS encoding Crp/Fnr family transcriptional regulator, producing MTTCSKPTLSTELTELLKSSDYSLKMEKGSYLFQEGMEAKELYIIKSGRVKISKVAADGRELSLRICAHSEIVGELTLFSENAKYLFNAQVIESGEVAVIKKDNIERTLFENGKLAMEFMKWMSDHFRKTQTKFRDLVLLGKKGALYSTLIRMTNSYGIKKDDGILINLHLTNQELANFCATTRESTNRMLNELRKNNIITISKGKIMIHDLDYLKKEINCEGCPAVICSIE from the coding sequence ATGACTACTTGTTCAAAGCCTACCCTTTCAACTGAACTAACAGAACTGCTAAAATCATCAGATTATAGTTTAAAAATGGAAAAGGGCTCCTACTTATTTCAAGAAGGTATGGAGGCAAAAGAGCTTTATATTATCAAATCAGGACGAGTTAAAATCAGTAAAGTGGCAGCGGATGGAAGAGAACTATCTCTTCGAATATGTGCACATAGCGAAATAGTTGGCGAACTTACCCTATTTTCTGAGAATGCCAAGTATTTATTTAATGCTCAGGTAATCGAATCAGGAGAAGTAGCTGTTATAAAAAAAGATAATATTGAACGTACACTTTTTGAAAATGGTAAACTCGCAATGGAGTTTATGAAATGGATGAGTGATCATTTTCGTAAAACGCAAACCAAATTTAGAGATCTTGTACTTCTTGGAAAAAAAGGAGCATTGTACTCCACTTTGATCAGAATGACAAATAGCTATGGGATCAAAAAAGACGATGGCATCTTAATTAATCTTCACTTAACGAATCAAGAATTAGCGAATTTTTGTGCAACTACACGTGAAAGCACGAACCGCATGTTAAATGAGCTTCGTAAAAATAACATTATCACTATTTCAAAAGGAAAGATAATGATACATGATCTAGACTATTTAAAAAAAGAGATCAACTGTGAAGGATGTCCTGCTGTCATTTGTAGTATAGAATAA
- a CDS encoding Crp/Fnr family transcriptional regulator yields the protein MYKELLRKLDLFKELPEESLEFIQKSLTTMRYSKGDTIFTEFEEAKGVYFVKTGIVRLTKGDNTGKELVVCLKKAGDLFAEACLFSEPGSFYPATAHMIVDGDVLFLKTEALEKELKFNPDLGIEIIRYMSSQLRGFTSTLRDIALLDVYSKTISALDRLAKEFGEHHGYGVQIELPLTVQEFANLIGARRESVSRVFTRLKNDNVIAIFEKKIVIVDWCKFCTLYKVQMFA from the coding sequence ATGTATAAAGAGCTGTTACGAAAACTTGATCTATTTAAGGAGCTCCCGGAGGAATCTTTAGAGTTTATCCAGAAAAGTTTAACTACTATGAGGTATTCAAAAGGAGACACCATTTTCACTGAGTTTGAAGAAGCAAAGGGAGTGTACTTTGTTAAAACTGGAATTGTCCGCTTAACGAAAGGCGACAATACAGGAAAGGAGCTAGTAGTATGTCTCAAAAAAGCTGGAGACTTATTTGCTGAAGCATGTCTTTTCTCTGAACCAGGCTCGTTCTATCCCGCAACAGCACACATGATTGTAGATGGTGATGTTCTGTTTTTAAAAACAGAAGCTTTAGAAAAAGAATTAAAGTTTAACCCTGATTTAGGTATTGAGATTATTCGATATATGAGTTCACAACTAAGAGGCTTTACATCGACCTTACGTGATATAGCTTTGCTTGATGTATATAGTAAAACGATATCTGCTTTAGATCGATTAGCAAAAGAATTTGGTGAACATCATGGATATGGAGTTCAGATTGAACTTCCTTTAACTGTTCAAGAATTTGCAAATTTAATAGGTGCTAGAAGAGAAAGTGTTAGTAGAGTTTTTACTCGTTTGAAGAATGATAACGTCATTGCTATTTTTGAAAAAAAGATTGTTATTGTTGACTGGTGTAAGTTCTGTACACTATATAAAGTTCAAATGTTTGCTTAG
- the ric gene encoding iron-sulfur cluster repair di-iron protein, whose amino-acid sequence MEHVFTEHSIIGEVVTKFPKAGDLFKSYRIDFCCGGNRPLIDAIQERNLPAEEVVSRLNELYYDMKERNEREIDWANASYSDLIEHIINKHHRYLNEELPQLTPYVTKVLRVHGAEHKHLARIHSLFNQLKAELEQHTIKEETEAFPFILEYENNPTPETLEKMKKLINELEDDHDGAGNIIKEIREITNDFTPPLGACGTYRLVYQRLEYLESDLFQHIHLENNILFPRAAAQN is encoded by the coding sequence ATGGAACACGTTTTTACTGAACACTCTATCATTGGTGAAGTTGTAACAAAGTTTCCTAAAGCTGGGGACCTATTTAAATCTTATCGAATTGACTTTTGTTGTGGAGGAAATCGACCACTTATAGATGCTATACAGGAGAGAAACTTACCTGCTGAGGAAGTTGTAAGTCGTTTAAATGAGCTTTATTACGATATGAAAGAACGTAATGAACGAGAGATTGACTGGGCAAATGCTTCGTATAGCGATTTAATAGAACATATTATTAATAAGCATCATCGTTACCTAAATGAGGAGCTGCCTCAGTTAACTCCTTATGTAACAAAGGTTTTACGTGTTCATGGTGCAGAACATAAACATCTAGCTAGGATTCATTCTCTATTTAACCAGCTAAAAGCAGAATTAGAGCAACATACAATTAAGGAAGAAACAGAAGCATTTCCGTTTATTTTAGAATATGAAAATAATCCAACACCAGAAACGCTAGAAAAGATGAAAAAGCTAATAAACGAACTTGAAGATGATCATGACGGAGCTGGAAATATTATAAAGGAGATCCGTGAAATTACAAACGACTTCACTCCTCCACTTGGTGCATGCGGTACTTACCGACTTGTTTACCAGCGACTAGAATATTTAGAATCTGATTTGTTTCAACATATTCACTTAGAAAATAACATCCTTTTTCCAAGAGCTGCTGCACAAAACTAG
- a CDS encoding molybdopterin molybdotransferase MoeA, whose product MVEKRTPIPVHEAVNKIMFFASSGETEQIPLEESYGRFLAEDLKADHDVPPFDRSPYDGFAIRSEDTKLANQSNAVEFEVIEEIGAGSVATKEVGPFQAIRIMTGAQMPVQCDAVVMLELTKEYEREGSKYMSIKRQLHSGDNISFQGEDTQKGNVLVEKGTKINPGVSALLATFGYDKVLVGRKPTVGIYATGTELLDVHEKLVPGKIRNSNSYMIRSQIERAGGEPIYFGKLADDFDTCYEAITNALNKVDLLITTGGVSVGDYDFLPDIYKKLGAEVLFNKIGMRPGSVTTVAQFEGKLLFGLSGNPSACYVGFELFVRPIIRTLLNNPNPHLKKITARLDVDFPKPNPFTRFVRSAISFEDGVVSVTPSGLDKSNVVTSLSGANALMVLPGGTRGYEQGMQVDVLLLEDDEGSQWPWN is encoded by the coding sequence ATGGTAGAAAAACGTACGCCTATTCCTGTACATGAGGCTGTAAATAAAATCATGTTCTTTGCAAGCAGTGGGGAGACCGAACAGATCCCTCTAGAAGAAAGCTATGGGAGATTTTTAGCTGAAGATCTAAAGGCAGACCATGATGTTCCACCCTTTGACCGTTCTCCATATGACGGATTTGCAATTAGGTCTGAGGATACGAAACTAGCCAATCAATCCAATGCAGTAGAATTTGAGGTCATAGAAGAAATTGGGGCTGGTTCAGTCGCAACGAAGGAAGTTGGTCCTTTCCAAGCTATTCGAATTATGACAGGTGCACAAATGCCAGTTCAATGTGATGCAGTGGTCATGCTCGAGCTAACAAAAGAATATGAGCGTGAAGGCAGTAAATATATGTCTATTAAAAGACAATTACATTCTGGTGATAATATTTCTTTCCAAGGTGAAGATACCCAAAAAGGTAATGTGTTGGTTGAAAAGGGTACTAAAATTAACCCGGGAGTGTCAGCACTTTTAGCTACGTTTGGTTACGACAAGGTGTTAGTTGGAAGAAAGCCAACCGTAGGAATTTATGCAACTGGAACAGAATTATTAGATGTCCATGAAAAACTTGTTCCAGGAAAAATCCGAAACAGTAACTCGTATATGATTAGAAGTCAAATAGAGCGTGCTGGTGGAGAGCCAATTTACTTTGGTAAACTTGCAGATGATTTTGATACTTGTTATGAAGCTATCACGAATGCTCTTAATAAGGTAGATCTGTTGATTACAACAGGCGGCGTGTCTGTAGGTGATTATGATTTCTTACCGGATATTTATAAAAAATTAGGTGCAGAAGTACTTTTTAATAAAATTGGGATGAGACCTGGTAGTGTCACAACTGTTGCACAGTTCGAAGGTAAATTACTATTCGGTTTATCAGGTAATCCTTCAGCATGTTATGTTGGTTTTGAATTGTTTGTAAGACCCATTATAAGAACCTTACTAAATAATCCAAATCCTCATTTAAAGAAAATTACTGCTAGACTAGATGTTGATTTCCCTAAGCCAAATCCTTTTACCCGATTTGTACGTAGCGCGATTTCCTTTGAGGATGGAGTGGTCTCTGTTACTCCAAGTGGTCTAGACAAGTCTAATGTAGTCACATCACTCTCAGGTGCAAATGCCCTAATGGTACTTCCAGGAGGAACAAGGGGTTATGAACAGGGAATGCAAGTAGATGTTTTACTACTGGAGGATGATGAGGGATCTCAATGGCCTTGGAACTAG
- the mobB gene encoding molybdopterin-guanine dinucleotide biosynthesis protein B: MALELDVPVIQVVGYQNSGKTTYVEKLIKQATLLGLRVATVKHHGHGGEPDMIETGKDSDRHRIAGALATSVEGDGVLQLYCKRGEWQLNDILTIYQQLPIDLVIVEGYKKENYPKVVLVRNEDDLPLLDQLTNIMAVISWFPLEEDVKQKYVTFNLENDESVLLILQVVREIHE; encoded by the coding sequence ATGGCCTTGGAACTAGATGTACCCGTTATTCAGGTAGTTGGTTATCAAAATAGTGGAAAGACAACCTATGTTGAAAAACTTATAAAGCAAGCAACCTTATTAGGTTTAAGAGTAGCCACCGTCAAACACCATGGACATGGTGGGGAGCCAGACATGATCGAAACTGGGAAAGATTCAGATCGACACCGCATCGCTGGAGCACTTGCAACAAGTGTAGAAGGTGATGGTGTTTTACAGTTATATTGTAAAAGAGGTGAATGGCAACTAAATGACATTCTCACTATCTATCAGCAACTCCCAATTGATTTAGTCATTGTAGAAGGATATAAAAAAGAAAACTATCCAAAGGTTGTTTTAGTTCGTAATGAGGATGATTTACCTTTACTGGATCAGCTTACTAACATTATGGCGGTTATTTCTTGGTTTCCTTTGGAAGAAGACGTTAAGCAGAAATATGTCACATTCAATTTAGAAAATGACGAATCAGTTTTACTTATATTACAAGTAGTGAGGGAAATACATGAGTGA
- a CDS encoding molybdenum cofactor biosynthesis protein MoaE has product MSEKRFLLTKDIINIEEVTNKVIRREAGAVTTFTGTVREYTKGKRTLYLEYDAYVPMAEKKLEQIGDEINAKWPDSMVAITHRIGRLEISDIAVVIAVSTPHRRDAYEANEYAIERIKEIVPIWKKEHWEDGEMWIGDQLEKKSYPSGKPEQEDLV; this is encoded by the coding sequence ATGAGTGAAAAACGATTTTTACTAACGAAAGATATTATTAATATAGAAGAAGTGACGAATAAAGTCATTCGACGTGAAGCGGGTGCGGTTACAACTTTTACTGGCACCGTACGCGAATATACTAAAGGCAAAAGAACACTCTACTTGGAGTATGATGCGTATGTGCCGATGGCTGAAAAGAAGCTCGAGCAGATTGGTGACGAAATTAACGCGAAATGGCCAGATTCAATGGTAGCCATAACACATCGTATTGGTCGATTGGAGATTTCAGATATAGCGGTTGTTATTGCAGTTTCCACACCACATCGACGAGATGCTTATGAAGCAAATGAATACGCAATTGAACGAATTAAGGAAATTGTCCCTATTTGGAAAAAGGAACATTGGGAAGATGGCGAGATGTGGATAGGAGATCAACTCGAGAAGAAATCCTATCCATCGGGCAAACCGGAACAGGAGGACTTAGTGTGA